A single Candidatus Thalassolituus haligoni DNA region contains:
- a CDS encoding OapA family protein, producing MAEPSRLQYFPATHLAGVVIALVLILSILLWPSGNNRQITSLKIALPDSPALPADADREDKWEQDKVKSGDSLSTLFSRNNLSASDVVDIASKVPKEAIRLYPGQEIRWERNWDGRVKSLEIPLSALAHHRIDRAEDGAVNYQLVERDAEYIPHFASTTIENSLFLDGERAGVPEQILIELAGIFGWDIDFALDIRKGDSFSLIYEDVFLDGLKIGNGNILVARFSNQGRDITAIRYEDKDGNASYYTPEGLSMRKEFLRNPIDFARISSRFNLGRKHPVLNTIRAHKGTDYAAATGTPIKAAGDGKIIFAGRKGGYGNVVIIQHGTRYQTLYAHMNSFHRSVRKGRSVKQGQIIGYVGSTGLATGPHLHYEFRVDGVHRDSLRVKLPKAQSISAVEKPAFLQRSRAMLTWLDGYRVGMVQ from the coding sequence ATGGCTGAGCCAAGCAGACTTCAATATTTTCCCGCCACCCACCTGGCTGGAGTAGTTATCGCACTTGTTCTTATTCTTTCTATCCTGCTCTGGCCTTCAGGTAACAACCGCCAGATAACCAGTCTTAAAATCGCCCTGCCAGATTCCCCAGCACTGCCCGCCGACGCAGACAGGGAAGACAAGTGGGAACAGGACAAGGTGAAGTCTGGAGACAGCCTGTCGACCTTGTTCAGTCGTAACAACCTGAGTGCATCCGATGTGGTTGATATCGCCAGCAAGGTACCGAAAGAGGCCATTCGGCTTTATCCCGGACAAGAAATACGCTGGGAAAGGAACTGGGACGGTCGCGTCAAGTCCCTGGAAATCCCGCTGTCGGCACTGGCTCACCATCGTATAGATAGAGCTGAAGATGGTGCCGTCAACTACCAGCTGGTCGAACGCGATGCCGAATACATCCCTCACTTCGCCAGCACCACCATCGAAAATTCGCTCTTTTTGGATGGTGAACGGGCCGGGGTGCCGGAGCAAATTCTGATCGAACTGGCAGGTATTTTTGGCTGGGATATCGACTTTGCGCTGGATATCCGCAAGGGCGACTCTTTCAGCCTGATCTATGAGGATGTCTTTCTGGACGGTCTAAAAATAGGTAATGGCAATATTCTGGTTGCCCGTTTCAGCAATCAAGGCAGGGATATAACCGCCATACGCTACGAAGATAAAGACGGCAACGCCAGCTATTACACCCCAGAAGGGTTGAGCATGAGAAAGGAGTTCCTGCGTAACCCCATCGATTTTGCCCGCATCAGTTCACGCTTTAACCTTGGCCGCAAACACCCGGTGCTGAACACTATTCGGGCCCACAAAGGTACCGACTATGCCGCCGCCACAGGCACTCCGATCAAGGCGGCCGGGGACGGCAAAATCATTTTTGCCGGGCGCAAGGGCGGTTACGGCAATGTGGTGATTATTCAGCATGGCACTCGCTACCAGACACTCTACGCGCATATGAACAGTTTCCATCGCAGTGTTCGCAAGGGCCGTTCAGTCAAACAAGGGCAAATCATTGGCTATGTCGGCAGTACCGGGCTGGCTACCGGCCCTCATCTCCACTACGAATTCCGGGTTGATGGCGTCCATCGGGACTCCTTGCGCGTCAAATTACCCAAAGCCCAGTCCATCTCTGCGGTGGAGAAACCCGCATTTCTACAACGATCTCGTGCCATGCTGACCTGGCTTGATGGCTATCGCGTCGGGATGGTGCAGTGA
- the argC gene encoding N-acetyl-gamma-glutamyl-phosphate reductase produces the protein MIKVGIVGGTGYTGVELLRILVNHPGVELRVITSRSEAGTPVADMYPNLRGHTELKFTVPDTATLGACDVVFFATPHGVAHSLAAEILATGTRVIDLSADFRIQDADEWEAWYGQPHGARELLPEAVYGLPEVKRDDIRTARLIAVPGCYPTSVQLGYLPLLENNLLPEQTLIADCKSGVSGAGRGAKVGSLLCETSESVMAYGVAGHRHLPEIRQGLAWFAGKPVSLTFVPHLMPMVRGIHSTLYAFAPDLDASVDLQTLYEERYANEPFVDVMPAGSHPATRSVKGSNMCRIAVHHHADTGQIVVLSVIDNLVKGASGQAVQNMNLMFGLDETAGLNHVALMP, from the coding sequence GTGATCAAAGTAGGTATTGTTGGTGGCACCGGCTATACAGGTGTGGAATTGCTACGCATCCTGGTCAACCATCCAGGCGTCGAACTGCGCGTGATTACCTCTCGAAGTGAAGCAGGTACACCGGTTGCAGACATGTACCCGAATTTGCGTGGCCACACCGAACTGAAATTTACCGTGCCCGATACCGCCACACTGGGCGCGTGTGACGTGGTATTTTTTGCCACACCACACGGCGTTGCCCACTCACTGGCGGCGGAGATTCTGGCTACCGGAACCCGTGTTATCGATCTGTCTGCCGATTTCCGTATACAGGACGCCGACGAATGGGAAGCCTGGTACGGCCAGCCTCATGGTGCCCGCGAGCTGTTGCCGGAAGCCGTCTATGGCTTGCCAGAAGTGAAACGCGATGACATTCGTACCGCGCGGCTGATTGCCGTACCGGGTTGTTATCCAACTTCTGTGCAGTTGGGCTATTTACCGCTGCTGGAAAACAACCTGCTGCCAGAGCAAACCCTGATTGCCGATTGCAAATCCGGTGTTTCCGGTGCGGGCCGTGGCGCCAAGGTCGGCTCGTTGTTGTGTGAAACCAGTGAATCAGTGATGGCGTATGGGGTTGCGGGTCACCGTCATTTGCCGGAAATCCGTCAGGGCTTGGCCTGGTTTGCGGGCAAGCCGGTAAGTTTGACCTTTGTGCCGCACTTGATGCCAATGGTACGGGGCATTCATTCTACCCTGTATGCCTTTGCACCGGACCTCGATGCCAGTGTGGATCTGCAGACGCTTTATGAAGAGCGTTACGCTAACGAGCCGTTTGTGGATGTGATGCCCGCAGGCAGTCATCCCGCCACGCGTAGTGTGAAAGGCAGTAATATGTGCCGTATCGCGGTGCACCATCATGCCGATACCGGCCAGATCGTGGTGCTGTCGGTGATCGACAACCTGGTGAAAGGCGCTTCCGGTCAGGCGGTACAAAATATGAACCTGATGTTTGGCCTGGATGAAACAGCGGGTCTGAATCATGTTGCGTTGATGCCATGA
- a CDS encoding polymer-forming cytoskeletal protein: MFSAKDKSSNVQYDTLISSKTEISGDIHFSGGLHVDGVIKGNLMADAGSSAVVRVSNKGRVEGQIHAPNVIINGPVVGDIHAGEYIELAKDAQVTGDVYYQMMEMVLGASVNGQLKHQATEAPVKKGKAAQTVSLDKVD, from the coding sequence ATGTTTAGCGCAAAAGACAAAAGCTCCAACGTCCAGTACGACACGCTGATTTCTTCCAAAACCGAAATTAGCGGGGATATTCATTTTTCCGGCGGCTTGCATGTTGACGGTGTCATCAAGGGTAATCTGATGGCCGACGCGGGTAGCAGCGCGGTGGTTCGAGTGAGTAACAAAGGCCGTGTTGAGGGGCAGATACACGCTCCGAATGTCATTATTAATGGCCCGGTGGTCGGTGACATACATGCGGGTGAATACATCGAGCTGGCGAAAGACGCTCAAGTAACGGGTGATGTCTATTACCAGATGATGGAAATGGTATTGGGCGCTTCGGTGAATGGCCAGCTTAAGCATCAGGCGACGGAGGCTCCGGTCAAAAAAGGCAAAGCAGCACAGACTGTCTCGCTGGATAAAGTTGACTAA
- a CDS encoding DUF6776 family protein, with amino-acid sequence MALNKGTAVLGSLQDELVISRRRPGRELRSRFWMLLLLLLAVGSGFAGGWFGSLRMLESLQAQRDQLLSDLSRNEQTITDLTQHVGILEKGGEVDRYAADSVRGSIRSLEQQVDDLEQDVAFYKSIMDPDAVEKGLRIHDLQLVGLNDGRYQYRLMLTQVADNGDTIAGTITANVVGLNDKGVSATVPLVQLDATFTGKFRFRYFQELSGELALPDGFTPQKVNVVAQSTGKKARRTEQTYDWTL; translated from the coding sequence ATGGCTTTGAATAAAGGGACTGCGGTGTTGGGCAGCCTGCAAGATGAGCTGGTTATTTCCCGGCGTCGTCCGGGGCGGGAACTGCGTTCCCGCTTCTGGATGCTGTTGCTGTTGTTATTGGCTGTCGGCAGCGGCTTTGCCGGAGGCTGGTTTGGCAGTCTCCGTATGCTGGAGTCATTACAGGCGCAGCGGGATCAGCTGTTGAGTGATCTCTCGCGTAATGAGCAGACCATTACGGATCTGACCCAGCACGTTGGCATTCTCGAAAAAGGCGGGGAAGTGGATCGTTACGCTGCCGATTCAGTGCGTGGTTCGATTCGTAGCCTGGAGCAACAGGTGGATGACCTGGAACAGGACGTCGCGTTTTACAAAAGCATTATGGATCCGGATGCGGTCGAGAAAGGGCTGCGAATTCATGATCTGCAGCTGGTTGGCCTCAACGATGGTCGTTATCAGTACCGACTGATGTTGACCCAGGTGGCCGATAACGGCGATACGATTGCCGGAACCATCACGGCCAACGTCGTCGGCCTGAATGACAAAGGCGTCAGTGCGACCGTGCCTTTGGTACAGCTGGATGCCACATTTACAGGTAAATTCCGTTTCCGCTATTTTCAGGAATTGTCTGGTGAATTGGCGTTACCGGATGGCTTTACTCCTCAAAAAGTGAACGTTGTCGCTCAGTCGACTGGCAAAAAAGCCCGCCGTACCGAACAAACCTATGATTGGACCTTATAA
- the tyrS gene encoding tyrosine--tRNA ligase encodes MTAALIEDLKARGLLNQATADEELIQHLESGMRTLYCGFDPTADSLHIGSLVPLLMLKRFQLAGHRPFALVGGATGLIGDPSFKAQERKLNGPEVVAGWVEKLKSQVSQFIDFDCGENSAEVVNNLDWVGDMTVLDFLRDVGKHFSVNNMIQKESVKQRLDREGAGISFTEFTYMLLQSYDFAELAERASCTLQIGGSDQWGNIVGGVDLARRMYSKQTFGLTMPLVTKSDGTKFGKTESGTIWLDASKTSPYAFYQFWLNTADADAYKFLHYFTFLPVTQIAGIEAADSAIQGRKTAQPILADEVTRLVHGDEALASAKRITAALFAGDISLLSEVELEQIKLDGLPASDLDMSVMGGTPLTSLLVECGMVSAGREVKDALGRNAVLINGEAKGAADNMNTPACFAAEKALYGRFFLVKLGKKKYHLFEQK; translated from the coding sequence ATGACAGCTGCATTGATCGAAGATTTGAAAGCCCGTGGGTTGCTAAACCAGGCAACCGCCGACGAAGAACTGATTCAACATCTCGAATCTGGCATGCGTACACTTTATTGTGGATTCGATCCGACCGCAGATAGTCTGCATATCGGCAGTTTGGTTCCCTTGTTGATGCTGAAACGTTTCCAACTGGCCGGGCATCGCCCCTTTGCACTGGTTGGTGGCGCGACGGGGCTTATTGGTGACCCCAGCTTCAAGGCGCAGGAACGTAAGCTGAACGGCCCCGAAGTGGTCGCCGGATGGGTTGAAAAACTGAAATCCCAGGTGAGTCAATTTATTGATTTTGATTGTGGCGAGAACAGTGCCGAGGTGGTGAACAACCTCGACTGGGTCGGGGACATGACAGTGCTCGATTTTCTCCGCGATGTTGGCAAGCATTTTTCAGTGAACAACATGATTCAGAAGGAATCAGTCAAACAGCGGCTTGATCGAGAAGGGGCTGGCATTTCCTTCACCGAATTCACCTATATGTTGTTGCAGTCCTACGATTTTGCCGAACTGGCTGAGCGCGCGAGCTGTACGCTGCAGATTGGTGGTTCGGATCAGTGGGGCAACATTGTTGGTGGTGTCGACCTGGCGCGGCGCATGTATAGCAAGCAGACCTTTGGATTGACCATGCCGTTGGTGACCAAGTCGGATGGTACCAAATTCGGTAAAACCGAGAGCGGCACAATCTGGCTGGATGCAAGCAAGACCTCACCTTACGCGTTTTACCAGTTCTGGCTCAACACTGCCGATGCCGATGCCTATAAATTCCTGCACTACTTTACCTTCCTTCCGGTAACACAAATCGCCGGAATAGAAGCCGCAGATAGCGCCATACAAGGGCGCAAAACGGCACAACCGATCCTTGCCGATGAAGTGACTCGTCTGGTTCATGGCGACGAGGCCCTGGCGTCAGCCAAGCGTATTACGGCAGCATTGTTTGCTGGAGATATCTCTCTGCTCTCTGAGGTTGAGCTGGAACAGATCAAGCTTGATGGTCTGCCTGCCAGTGACCTGGACATGTCAGTGATGGGTGGCACGCCTCTTACAAGCTTGTTGGTGGAGTGTGGAATGGTCAGTGCCGGGCGAGAAGTCAAAGATGCCCTCGGGCGTAATGCCGTGCTTATCAACGGTGAGGCAAAAGGTGCAGCAGACAATATGAATACGCCAGCATGCTTTGCTGCTGAAAAAGCGCTTTATGGGCGATTTTTTCTCGTAAAACTGGGGAAAAAGAAATACCACTTGTTTGAACAGAAATAA
- a CDS encoding anhydro-N-acetylmuramic acid kinase encodes MPATTARLFIGLMSGTSADSMDAVLTRSDVSGFTTCGFVSLPYARDKQYWLRHCAVAEQLPVNEMMRLDRFIAAASVTAVQQLLENCHILAADITAIGSHGHTLRHQSQPDGITWQVGDPSWIAEHSGICCVADFRRRDVAAGGQGAPLVPAFHQLVFEQPGHRRMVLNIGGIANLTVLAGNNTLGFDTGPGNALMDEYCQRYLNQPCDQNGDIAAIGQINQTLVAEWLSHPFFALSPPKSTGRELFLLQHLEHQLHTLTAADALATLTEWTARSIAIAVQRFGHMQGELLVCGGGIHNRCLMERITTHLPDHHVISTADAGIHPDWIEAAAFAWLAKQTLDLLPGNLPLVTGASGPRILGAIYPA; translated from the coding sequence ATGCCAGCGACCACGGCGCGCTTGTTTATCGGACTAATGTCTGGCACCAGCGCCGACAGCATGGACGCGGTACTGACTCGCAGCGACGTCAGCGGCTTTACCACCTGCGGGTTTGTGTCCCTGCCCTACGCCCGCGATAAACAATACTGGCTCAGACACTGTGCGGTTGCTGAACAGCTGCCGGTAAACGAGATGATGCGTCTCGACCGCTTTATCGCCGCAGCCAGCGTGACGGCCGTGCAACAACTACTGGAAAACTGTCATATTCTCGCCGCTGACATAACCGCGATTGGCAGCCATGGCCACACCCTGAGACATCAGAGCCAGCCCGATGGCATCACCTGGCAAGTGGGAGACCCGTCATGGATCGCAGAACACAGTGGTATTTGCTGTGTTGCGGATTTCAGACGCCGCGACGTCGCCGCAGGAGGACAGGGCGCACCACTGGTGCCGGCATTCCACCAGCTGGTATTTGAACAGCCGGGGCATCGACGTATGGTGCTGAATATTGGTGGTATTGCCAATCTGACCGTTCTCGCCGGAAACAACACCCTCGGATTTGACACCGGGCCAGGCAACGCCTTGATGGATGAATACTGCCAGCGTTACCTGAACCAGCCCTGCGATCAGAATGGTGATATCGCCGCAATCGGCCAGATCAACCAGACATTAGTTGCCGAATGGCTGTCCCACCCCTTCTTTGCCCTATCGCCGCCCAAAAGCACCGGTCGGGAACTGTTCCTGCTACAGCACCTTGAACACCAATTACACACGCTGACCGCTGCCGATGCACTCGCTACCCTGACCGAGTGGACAGCCCGGAGCATTGCGATCGCCGTGCAGCGTTTTGGCCATATGCAAGGAGAACTGCTGGTATGTGGGGGGGGGATTCACAACCGCTGTCTGATGGAACGAATTACAACCCATTTGCCAGACCATCACGTTATCAGTACAGCAGACGCCGGTATTCACCCGGATTGGATAGAAGCCGCAGCTTTTGCCTGGCTGGCCAAACAGACCCTGGATTTGCTGCCAGGCAATCTGCCGTTGGTAACCGGAGCCAGTGGCCCAAGAATTCTGGGGGCCATTTACCCGGCTTGA
- the erpA gene encoding iron-sulfur cluster insertion protein ErpA has product MNAVVSADPIELTATAEGKVRELLIDEADDQLCLRVFVTGGGCSGFQYGFTFDDERAEDDCLIERDGVRVLVDSLSYSYLAGSVIDYQEGLEGSRFVVNNPAATATCGCGSSFSV; this is encoded by the coding sequence ATGAATGCTGTCGTATCTGCTGATCCCATCGAATTGACCGCTACTGCCGAAGGCAAGGTCAGAGAGCTGCTGATTGACGAAGCCGACGACCAGCTGTGCCTGCGAGTCTTTGTTACTGGTGGGGGCTGTTCCGGATTTCAGTATGGCTTTACGTTTGATGATGAGCGGGCCGAGGATGATTGCCTGATCGAGCGGGATGGCGTTCGTGTACTGGTTGACTCTCTCAGTTACAGTTACCTGGCGGGTTCGGTTATCGACTATCAAGAAGGTCTGGAAGGCTCCCGGTTTGTTGTTAACAACCCGGCTGCAACGGCAACCTGTGGTTGCGGTTCGTCGTTTTCTGTCTGA